From the Cloacibacillus sp. genome, one window contains:
- a CDS encoding ATP-binding protein — SDGRIFEEDIPVVLKMYDDIYNGAAHAECRARWRSPASGEYRWFKTIYTTACDDAGFPIKAIGSAIDVTEQMRLEQRYKDFEAYQHLLLDNAFGAFRVNITKDTVEEIIRCSTGVKPLEAICDLAEFSAASARNIPDNASRLRHDEIFNRETILRGFSCGKSNLEMTCRYQIDENTIHWTRIIVNLAQNPFSGDIIGFAYAIDIEDEKIMKMVIDHMIGKNFEVVAAVNVANGDARILEYTDSDKRSFGNVLGDFNSVFAQRAKVFAHPSDWENCKKTLRLSNILRELMKNDKFETTVRGVEPTGEVTVKKISCSYLDEEKNTILYTRSDITKTIREQNALNEKLKCALKAAEEANAAKSDFLSRMSHDMRTPMNGIIGLTNLAQGAKDLSDETAEYLANIESSSQYLLSLINDVLDMSSIESNKLMLNLQPVYTKEIVDRVVAACTPLASAKDLTFKLTLINTDFDWIKTDKRRLQQIFINILGNSVKFTPPGGNIEWIVECLGYDDDVRHDKLIIRDTGVGMSADFLPKIFEPFDQEDNDFSASCTGTGLGMPIVKNLVEAMGGSIEVKSEKGAGTEVIIVMDFERTTPVPDAPLLDQTAQIDLSGKRILICEDHPINMQIACKLLEKKGASAARARNGKEGVNAFMNAPAGYFSAILMDIRMPVMDGLEAARLIRSQNRPDAKTIPIIAMTANAYDEDRQKTKEAGMNKHLAKPIEPRIFYEALDEFLNKN; from the coding sequence TCAGCGACGGCAGAATATTTGAAGAAGACATCCCCGTCGTGCTCAAAATGTACGACGACATCTATAACGGAGCCGCGCACGCGGAGTGCCGCGCGAGGTGGAGATCGCCCGCAAGCGGAGAATACCGCTGGTTCAAAACCATCTACACCACAGCCTGCGACGACGCGGGCTTTCCGATAAAAGCCATCGGCTCCGCCATAGACGTCACGGAACAGATGCGCCTTGAACAGCGCTACAAAGACTTCGAGGCCTATCAGCACCTCTTGCTCGACAACGCCTTCGGCGCATTCAGAGTAAACATCACAAAGGACACCGTTGAGGAGATAATCCGGTGCAGCACGGGCGTAAAACCCCTCGAGGCAATATGCGACCTTGCGGAATTCAGCGCGGCCTCCGCCCGGAACATACCAGACAATGCAAGCCGCCTGCGGCACGATGAAATTTTCAACAGGGAAACTATCTTAAGAGGCTTCAGCTGCGGCAAGTCCAACCTTGAAATGACCTGCCGCTACCAGATAGACGAAAATACTATCCACTGGACGCGCATCATAGTCAACCTCGCCCAAAACCCGTTCTCCGGCGACATCATCGGCTTCGCCTACGCCATAGACATCGAAGACGAAAAAATAATGAAGATGGTCATCGATCACATGATAGGGAAAAACTTTGAAGTGGTGGCCGCGGTAAACGTGGCAAACGGAGACGCGCGCATACTAGAATATACTGACTCCGACAAAAGGTCCTTCGGAAACGTGCTCGGAGACTTCAACTCCGTCTTCGCGCAGCGCGCGAAAGTATTCGCCCACCCGAGCGATTGGGAGAACTGCAAAAAGACGCTGCGGCTTTCAAACATCCTCCGCGAGCTTATGAAAAACGATAAATTTGAGACGACCGTACGAGGCGTCGAACCGACAGGCGAAGTGACCGTCAAAAAAATCTCCTGCTCGTACCTCGACGAAGAAAAAAACACGATACTATACACACGCTCCGACATAACAAAAACGATACGCGAGCAGAACGCGCTGAACGAAAAACTCAAGTGCGCGCTCAAAGCGGCGGAAGAGGCCAACGCCGCAAAATCAGACTTCCTATCGCGCATGAGCCACGACATGCGCACGCCGATGAACGGCATCATCGGACTTACGAACTTGGCTCAGGGAGCAAAAGATCTTTCAGACGAGACCGCGGAATACCTCGCCAACATCGAAAGCTCGAGCCAGTACCTGCTGAGCCTCATCAACGACGTGCTCGACATGAGCTCCATCGAAAGCAATAAGCTTATGCTCAACCTCCAGCCAGTCTACACAAAAGAGATAGTGGACCGCGTCGTCGCCGCCTGCACTCCTCTTGCTTCTGCAAAGGACCTGACGTTCAAGCTTACGCTCATCAACACCGATTTTGACTGGATAAAAACGGACAAACGGCGCCTTCAGCAGATATTTATAAATATCCTGGGAAACTCCGTCAAATTCACGCCGCCCGGCGGCAACATAGAATGGATCGTAGAATGCCTCGGCTATGACGACGACGTACGTCACGATAAATTGATAATCCGCGACACAGGCGTCGGAATGAGCGCCGACTTCCTGCCAAAAATATTCGAGCCGTTCGACCAGGAAGACAACGACTTCTCCGCCTCCTGCACAGGCACAGGGCTAGGGATGCCCATAGTCAAAAACCTCGTTGAGGCAATGGGAGGCTCCATTGAAGTAAAAAGCGAAAAGGGCGCGGGCACAGAGGTGATCATCGTCATGGACTTTGAACGCACGACTCCCGTCCCAGACGCGCCGCTTCTTGACCAGACGGCGCAGATAGACCTTTCCGGCAAACGCATACTAATCTGCGAAGACCACCCGATCAACATGCAGATAGCCTGCAAACTGCTGGAAAAAAAGGGAGCGAGCGCCGCGCGTGCGCGCAACGGAAAAGAGGGGGTCAACGCCTTCATGAACGCCCCCGCCGGTTACTTCTCCGCCATCCTGATGGACATACGTATGCCCGTAATGGACGGCTTGGAGGCGGCTCGGCTCATACGGTCGCAAAACAGGCCCGACGCAAAGACAATCCCAATAATAGCGATGACCGCCAACGCCTACGACGAAGACCGACAGAAAACCAAAGAGGCCGGCATGAACAAACACCTCGCAAAACCGATAGAACCCCGGATATTCTACGAGGCGCTGGACGAATTCCTGAACAAAAACTAA
- a CDS encoding GGGtGRT protein — protein AAIVRGIQPIAFDNAVWAYTLGAAHALKSGAKTAAAAAEKIGEGLQAFCIPGSVADQRKVGIGHGNLAAMLLDEKTKCFSFLAGHESFAAAEGAIGIARTANKVRKEPLRVILNGLGKDAAYIISRVNGFTFVETQYDPFTGELKIIKEQPFSTGDKSKVKCYGANDVCEGVAIMRHEGVDVSITGNSTNPTRFQHPVAGTYKKWALENGKKFFSVASGGGTGRTLHPDNMAAGPASYGMTDTMGRMHSDAQFAGSSSVPAHVDMMGLIGMGNNPMVGATVAVAVAVEEAAK, from the coding sequence GCCGCCATAGTCCGCGGCATCCAGCCGATAGCATTCGACAACGCCGTGTGGGCCTACACTCTGGGCGCGGCTCACGCCCTAAAAAGCGGCGCGAAGACCGCGGCGGCGGCCGCCGAAAAAATAGGCGAAGGGCTTCAGGCCTTCTGCATCCCCGGCTCCGTCGCCGACCAGCGTAAAGTCGGCATCGGCCACGGCAACCTGGCCGCAATGCTGCTTGATGAAAAGACAAAATGCTTCAGCTTCCTCGCGGGACACGAATCCTTCGCGGCGGCCGAGGGCGCGATAGGCATAGCGCGCACGGCGAACAAAGTGCGCAAAGAGCCTCTGCGCGTCATCTTAAACGGCCTCGGCAAAGACGCCGCGTACATAATCTCGCGCGTCAACGGATTCACCTTTGTAGAGACGCAATACGACCCGTTCACAGGCGAGCTGAAAATAATAAAAGAGCAGCCCTTCTCGACCGGAGATAAATCAAAGGTAAAATGCTACGGCGCAAACGACGTCTGCGAAGGCGTAGCCATCATGCGCCACGAAGGCGTCGACGTCTCCATAACGGGAAACTCGACGAACCCGACGCGCTTCCAGCATCCCGTAGCCGGAACCTATAAAAAATGGGCGCTTGAAAACGGCAAGAAATTCTTCTCCGTAGCCTCAGGCGGCGGCACCGGACGCACGCTGCACCCGGACAACATGGCGGCCGGCCCCGCAAGCTACGGCATGACAGATACGATGGGCCGCATGCACAGCGACGCGCAGTTCGCCGGAAGCTCCTCCGTCCCCGCCCACGTAGATATGATGGGCCTCATTGGGATGGGCAACAACCCAATGGTGGGAGCTACGGTTGCTGTAGCCGTAGCGGTGGAAGAAGCCGCAAAATAA
- a CDS encoding GGGtGRT protein codes for MANFEGYERRIDKINEFLTANGFASLDDARELCLNSGIDIAAIVRGIQPIAFDNAVWAYTLGAAHAL; via the coding sequence ATGGCAAACTTTGAAGGTTACGAACGCAGGATAGACAAAATAAACGAATTTCTTACGGCAAACGGCTTCGCCTCCCTTGACGACGCGCGCGAACTCTGCCTCAACAGCGGCATAGACATAGCCGCCATAGTCCGCGGCATCCAGCCGATAGCATTCGACAACGCCGTGTGGGCCTACACTCTGGGCGCGGCTCACGCCCT
- a CDS encoding phosphomannomutase/phosphoglucomutase: MTIVPQHIFREYDIRGIADAELTDENVFLIGQAFGTWLRERGVATATLGGDARLSTTRIKAAAARGMNAAGIDVVDIGLVSTPTFYWSLFRLDAGGGIMVTGSHNPKEFNGLKVAYDKATLWGDDIMEIYRIISEGRLFTAPDPGAAARADLNAQYLEMLVSKIKLGPRRPKIVCDSGNGTGGLYAPDFLRRIGCDVTELYSAPDGNFPNHHPDPTKRENLPKLIETVRETGADFGVGFDGDSDRIGVVDDNGEVVWGDRLMALYWSEILPKHPGAVAICEIKSSMALPETVEKLGGRPLWWNAGHSLVKAKMREEHALFSGEVSGHMFFADEYFGYDDAFYAAARLARIISNTESRLSDLMKDIPLYPSTIETRFDCPDDVKFGVVERVKAQAEAEKLDIITIDGVRITYPEGWGLVRVSNTQPVLVARCEGRNERALETITKDMKARLLAAGSPDFAWGY, from the coding sequence ATGACAATAGTTCCACAGCACATATTCCGCGAATACGACATAAGAGGCATAGCTGACGCCGAATTGACCGACGAAAACGTCTTTCTCATAGGGCAGGCTTTTGGCACGTGGCTCAGAGAACGCGGCGTCGCCACCGCCACGCTTGGCGGAGACGCGCGCCTCTCAACGACGCGCATCAAAGCCGCTGCGGCGCGCGGCATGAACGCGGCGGGCATAGACGTCGTAGACATCGGCCTCGTCTCCACGCCGACCTTCTACTGGAGCCTCTTCCGCCTCGACGCGGGCGGCGGCATCATGGTCACAGGCAGCCACAATCCAAAGGAATTCAACGGCCTCAAAGTGGCATACGACAAAGCCACGCTCTGGGGCGACGACATAATGGAGATATACAGGATAATCAGCGAGGGGCGGCTCTTTACCGCGCCAGACCCGGGTGCTGCGGCGCGCGCGGACCTGAACGCGCAGTACCTGGAGATGCTCGTTTCAAAGATAAAGCTGGGGCCGCGCCGTCCAAAAATAGTCTGCGACTCCGGCAACGGCACAGGCGGCCTATACGCGCCGGACTTTCTGCGCCGCATCGGATGCGATGTGACGGAGCTTTACAGCGCGCCCGACGGAAACTTTCCAAACCATCATCCAGACCCCACGAAGCGCGAAAATCTCCCGAAGCTCATAGAGACCGTCCGCGAAACGGGCGCGGATTTCGGCGTAGGCTTTGACGGCGACTCAGACAGAATAGGCGTCGTCGACGACAACGGCGAGGTCGTCTGGGGCGACCGCCTCATGGCGCTCTACTGGAGCGAGATACTGCCGAAGCATCCGGGCGCAGTCGCGATATGCGAGATAAAAAGCTCAATGGCGCTGCCGGAGACCGTAGAAAAACTGGGAGGGCGTCCGCTTTGGTGGAACGCAGGACACTCGCTCGTCAAGGCTAAGATGCGTGAGGAACACGCGCTCTTTTCAGGCGAAGTCTCAGGGCACATGTTCTTCGCCGACGAATATTTCGGCTACGACGACGCCTTCTACGCAGCGGCCCGTCTTGCGCGCATCATATCAAACACCGAAAGCCGGCTCTCCGATCTGATGAAGGATATTCCGCTCTACCCGTCCACCATAGAGACAAGGTTCGACTGCCCAGACGACGTGAAATTCGGCGTGGTCGAACGGGTAAAGGCGCAGGCCGAGGCGGAGAAACTCGATATAATAACGATAGACGGAGTACGCATCACCTACCCGGAAGGCTGGGGGCTGGTGCGCGTCTCAAACACGCAGCCAGTGCTTGTCGCGCGCTGCGAGGGGCGCAACGAACGTGCGCTCGAAACGATAACAAAAGACATGAAGGCACGCTTACTGGCAGCGGGCAGCCCTGATTTTGCCTGGGGCTACTAG